The DNA region AGGCAGAGGAAGCCCATTCTTAGAGCAGGGGCCTCACTCACCCAGTGCAGATAGAGGGTCTAATAATTAAGTTAGGGGAAAGAATCTAGGGTTAGATGGTCTTCCCCAGGTTTGAGACTTCCCACCAGTATTTTAGGTGATTCAGTGCGGAGGAGGACTGTCGGCTAAAGGATGCTCTAAGCCAGCTCTGGGTGATCTGCTATGAGCGGCTGTCATCCTATATGCTGGGAAGGAGCAGATCCTGTATCTGCTGGTGCTGGAGCAGTTCCTGACCGTCCTACCTGAGAAGGTCAACACCAGGTTGTGAGAGCAGTACCTGGAGAGTGGAGCTGAAGCTGTAGTTGTTCTGAGGACATTGTGAAAAAACTTACAGCACCGGGAGAGTGGTGGGAAGGAAATCAGGTGTTTTAAGTTAAGATTCAGAAGCACAGATGCATTGCTTTTTGGTACCCAACTTGAAGACGGCAACCGTTTTGCTATCCCAAGGCACATCCATTGAGGTTTTCAACAAGCAGTGTGCTTGCCTGTTTCAGGGAATTATCTGTTCCTCGTCAATGGATTTTTGAGCTTGTGTTTCTGAGGTGCTTGGTTTTTTATTCTTCCCTCTAGTCCTTTTcttatgaaagaaatttttaattccTCCTGTGTCCCAAAATCAGATACCACCTCTCCTGTAATATGCTCTGTAAGTGGTCACTGAATGTATGATTAAATGATCTGGAAAGGGGGTTCCTGAGATCACTATTTTGGGGTTTTGGTGAAAGTTCCACAGAATGTCTTTAAATGTTTACAACAGATAGCTGCGTTTTCCTTGTAAATCGGAATACTATCTTGAGAAGGAATCTGAGGgtattccctggcagtccagtggttaggactctgtgctaccactgcaggggacccgggttcgttccctggtccctggttgggggaactaagatcccacgtctcgcaagccacacggtgcggccaaaagagaaaaaaaaaaaaaagagagagagagaaggaatctGAGTCTTAAATATGGACCAAGCAGAATGAGGTGCTCTTATCAGTTACTGATGTTTGCCATGAGTATCTGTGGTGTGAATGTCTTTGTATCTGTATGTCTGCCTTTGTATTGAACTATATCTCCTTAATGTCTTTGTGTCTTCAATCCTGCCATACTCCTGAAATGAACATCCTTCTTTACTGAAAATATTGAGGCTCCCTGATTTACAATTTTATTCATATGGAATTCCAGGGGATCCCAATTggccaaacaatcttgaaaaagaagaacaaactaggggtactcacacttcccaatttcaaacgttattacaaagctgcagtaatcaaaacatggTACTGCTATAAGGATAGACACGTAGATCAATGGAATCGAATTGAGAGTACAAAAACAATGCCATACATCTACAAGCAATTGATTTTCAACAGTGGTGCCAAAGCCATTATATGTAGGGAAAATAggcctttcaacaaatggtgctgggacaactggatatctccatgcaaaagaatgaagttggacccttatctcataccatatacaaaaattaattcaaagacctaaatgtaaagctaaaactataaaatttttagaaggaaacataggtcTAATCTTCATAGTcatggattaggcaatggtttcttaactATAACACCAAAatcataagcaacaaaagaaaaaattgataaactggatttcatcaaaattaaaaccttttgtgcatcaaaggacactcaATAAAGTGAAAGACcacccactgaatgggagaaaatatttggaatttcagATCCTTAAGTCTGATAAggatctagtatccagaatatatgaagaactcaacaataaaaatacaaacagcccaattttaaaatggacaaagatTTGAGTAGACATTTCCCCAGAGAAGCtctacaaatggccaataagctcatgaaaagatgctcaacatcattagtcattagggaaatgcaaatcagaaccacaatgaaatatcacttcacccactaggatggctagaatttaaaaatcaaacaaacagagaaaaataaaaacaaaatactaagtgctggcaaggatgcagatTAAATTGGAATCCATTTGTacattgctgctgggaatgtgaaaTAGTAAATAGTACAGCTGCTGTGGGAAAAAggttggcagttcctcaaaaatttaaagtgttaccatatgccccagcaatttcactcctagctatttacccaagagaactgaaaacataaacagaaactAGTACATGAATGTTCGTAGCACCATTACTCAGAATatcccaaaagtggaaacaatccaaatgtccagctgaaaaatgagtaaataaaatgtggtatagccatacaatgaaataatCACAAAAGGAATGAggtgctgatacatgctacaacgtggatgaaccttgataacatgatgctaagtgaaagaagccagtcacaaaagaccacatactgtatgattccatttgtatgaaaagCCCAGCCTAGgaaaatctgtagagacagaaagtagattagtggttgcttatgTTTGGGGGCGTGGGGATTTGCGGGTAACAGCTAAGCActatagggtttctttttgaattgctgaaaattttctaaaattgtgttaatggatacacaactctgactatactaaaagccattgagggcttccctggtggtgcagtggttaagaatccgcctgccagtggaggggacacgggttcgagccctggcccgggaagatcccacatgccatggagcaactaagcccgtgtgccacaactacagagcctgcactctagagcccgcgagccacaactactgaagcccgcgcgcctagagcccgtgctccacaacaagagacactgcaatgagaagtccgcacacaatgaagagtaccccctgctcgccacaactagaaagtccacgcacagcaacaaagacccagcgcagccataaataaataaattttttaaaagccattgaattatatacttttaatGGGTGAATTATAGGGTGTGTGAACCATATGTCAAAAAAgctattttagggacttccctggtggggcagtggttaagaatccgcctgccaatgcaggggacacgggttcgagccctggtctgggaagatctcacatgccacggagcaactaagcccgtgcaccacaactactgaagcccgcgtgcctagagcccatgctccgcaacaagagaagccaccgcaatgagaagcctgcgcaccacagcaaagagtagaccccaatcgcagcaactaaagaaagcctgcgcacagcaacaaagacccaacgcagctataaataaataaatttatttaaaataaattaattaaaaaataaagctattttaaaagggACACCATCAAggaggaattcagaataatgacatttgctttttttctgtccttGGTCACTTGGCTGGGCTCTGGCTATGCTAGATACGGGATTCTTTATGAAACACTGTAGCAGAAAGAAAACTGTTACTTTGCTAGTTGTTGCCAAAGTGTCTTTGGGGAATCAAGTATCTTTCCTTAGGAATGAGCCTTCCTAATTTACTTGGGGATCATCTGAGATTCAGAGGAGACAACCAAACCTGGAAACTGCTCTTTGTTGAGAATTTGAGGGCAAGGAAGAACTGAGAAGGGAAGTGTTTCTGCAGAAAAGGTGGGAGGCTGGGATGCTTTTGGACAGAAATGACTGAGAGacacaagaaaagagaaacctGATATTCAGCATTAGATCATCTGCTGAATCACACTGTGATGTAAATGTCCCTTACTGTTAGCCCTGAATCAGCAATAAAACTCTGCTGTCTTTTCTGTGTGATACTGAGAAGTATGAGTTTAAAAAGTAACGACTTGGCCCCTCCCCCCCATATGAAACAATGGAGCAGCTGCAACGTACAAGGCAGAGAATGAGGACCGAGCAGAAATCAGATCTGTCAGTGGTCCAGGGTATGTAAGCCTCTGAATTCACAGGAATCTTCCAGAAGAGTGTGGCTGAGTGTTTGAATACATTGAATCTATATATTAAAGGACCCTGGGTTACATATGCTTGGAAAGCCAGAGTTTCTGAATATGACATATATTGCAGGGCCGGGTGCATTTATAGGTTACAAGATTTTAAAGGTGGGGGGAGCAGAGATGTGGACAGCAGGAAAGAGGAGTAGACTCATTGAGACAGGAAAGAGGATTGTCCTCAGCAACAGGAATGCCAGCAACAGTGGTCAATATTTATTGCGCAGGACAGAGAGGCACGGTTTTATGGAGGTCTCTGCTGGCTGACTCTGGAACCAAGCCCATGAAAATTGTGATGCTGACACCAGGGAATTCTGGTGAGGAGGCACAAGCAGGAGATCTCCAAGGAAAAGCTTCAGACACCGTGGCCCCCCAAGGCCCTTGGATACGCTTCAACAGCCTTTAATTTACCATGGAGATAGACACCCCACTCACTGGATGTTCGGACAAAGATGCAGTCAGAGGGTTTCCTTCAGAGGTGAGCCAGGTGTCTTCATAATTCTGCAAAGTAGAGGATCAAGCAGAAGCTGAGCCTTTTCCTAAGTGGGaagagacctaaatggaagggCAGGAGGTACAATCAGCTGAGCACTTGGGTCCTGGTTCATTGGAAGGAACCATCCAGTTGATGGGGATGCAGCTGGGCGATGGGGTGGGATGAGTGGTTAGGACACATCTGCGTAGAACCTGGTTTTCTACTTTGTAACTTGTGGGAGTTGTACTTCCCGGAGGGTGAGGGGCTTGCCGTGGGGGATCATCAGGACCCATACATCAGGGACAGGTAGAAAGAGGGACATCAGTGCCCCTCTCACCTGCTTCTGCAAACCGTTCTTTTGTTTCCACCACTGGGAAGTTATCAGTCGGTTCCTTGTGTCTTTGGGTGCTCTCTGAAGTTGGGAAGTACTTAGAAGAGGGAGATTTGTGCTTCCAGAtcttccaccatctccccaggccCAGGAGCACAAGCTCCAAAAGTGTGAACAAGAGACAGAGCCCAGTGACCCCAAACATGGTCTTCAGGAAGATGGTCTTCTCAGAGGGGCGAGACAGATTACAGCTTATACTACCAAGGCAAGGCTCTCGACGACACGCAAAGGAGCTGGGCATCTTGAACCCGTACAGATGGTACTGCCCCCCCAAAGCTGCCCCTTCAAGGGCCAGTCGCACCCCCAGCTGTGCCACATAGGCCCAGAGCACCCTGGGGCTTCCAGGCCCCAAGGCATCTCTGCTTTTCTCCCCTTGGCAGATCAgggtctcctcttccttcttcaccTTTTCAGATTCCTCCCAGTGCCAGATCACATGATACAGAGTGAAACCCATGTAGAGGGCACTGGGTACAGCCACCAGGGTGACCTGGAAGGCCCAGAAGCGCAGCGGGGAGAGAGGGTGGAAGGCATCGTAGCAGGCAGCCTTGCAGCCCAGCTGCTGCGTGTGACACACGAACTCGCTCTGCTCGTCGCCGTAGACCCCCGTCCCACTGGCGGCCAGCAGCATGAGGCGGAACCCCAGGAGCACGGGAAGCAGGAGGCGCCCCACGGGGGTGGAGTGCCGGCTCTCCTCCACCACCAGCCGCCTCAGGAACCTGCCGCACATCCTGTTAGGGAGCAGAGGATAGTGGTGAGTGTAGGTGTAATGCTCACTGTCCGGTGGGAGTAGTGCCAGGCCAGCTCTTCACCCCCAATCCAACGGTGGCTAAGGCAGGCTTCCTCGCTCCTCTCCTAGGACCTGGCTGATCGAATACCACGACCTGAGGGCACCCCTTTATAGTTAACGGAATCATCTGTATAGAATATTAATAGTGAGTGAGTGTGGGTGTGGCTTTCTCTTCTGTCCCCGCTCCTGTACTGCTGGAGGGGAGAGGAACTCTCGGCCTGTGGGGAGGCCAGGGTcagtctttgtctctctctttccctccctcccgctcCTGCTTCCCAAAGGCTAAATAGTCAGAGACCCGAGTCCTCTGAAGACCATTGCTTCCCTAGGTGATGGCTGCTAGGTCTGGTGCTACTGTCAGTGTCACCTGAACGAAATCAGTGCTGCCCCTGGGAGGGGTGTGCATTGCCTTCTCTGGCTTCAGGCCCCCAGGTGCTCACAGGTGTGTCAGTCTGGCCCCCATCACAGTGGTGAGACTGAGGTGAGGTTAGGTTAAGGGGCTCGGTGGGGATCCAGTGAACAGAGTGAATGTCAAGGCTTGCTCTAGTCTGATGTTCTTCAGACCTAACCAGCTTAGGAAAGGAGAATACTTTGAAGAAAACCCAGCAGATCTACTGGTTAAACACAATGGTGTTTGGGCCAAAGCCAGAGGTGACtggatcaaaattcaaaattcaactcTGCTTTGTCATTGCT from Tursiops truncatus isolate mTurTru1 chromosome 15, mTurTru1.mat.Y, whole genome shotgun sequence includes:
- the GJC3 gene encoding gap junction gamma-3 protein isoform X1, translated to MLQQDVTVKIREGGASGFHTNESIFSGIRALHGLLRVMGTRMCGRFLRRLVVEESRHSTPVGRLLLPVLLGFRLMLLAASGTGVYGDEQSEFVCHTQQLGCKAACYDAFHPLSPLRFWAFQVTLVAVPSALYMGFTLYHVIWHWEESEKVKKEEETLICQGEKSRDALGPGSPRVLWAYVAQLGVRLALEGAALGGQYHLYGFKMPSSFACRREPCLGSISCNLSRPSEKTIFLKTMFGVTGLCLLFTLLELVLLGLGRWWKIWKHKSPSSKYFPTSESTQRHKEPTDNFPVVETKERFAEAGERGTDVPLSTCP
- the GJC3 gene encoding gap junction gamma-3 protein isoform X2, whose protein sequence is MCGRFLRRLVVEESRHSTPVGRLLLPVLLGFRLMLLAASGTGVYGDEQSEFVCHTQQLGCKAACYDAFHPLSPLRFWAFQVTLVAVPSALYMGFTLYHVIWHWEESEKVKKEEETLICQGEKSRDALGPGSPRVLWAYVAQLGVRLALEGAALGGQYHLYGFKMPSSFACRREPCLGSISCNLSRPSEKTIFLKTMFGVTGLCLLFTLLELVLLGLGRWWKIWKHKSPSSKYFPTSESTQRHKEPTDNFPVVETKERFAEAGERGTDVPLSTCP